The genomic stretch GGCCGGGGTCGTCGAGGCGGTCGGCGCGGGGGTCACTCATGTCGCGCCCGGCGACCATGTGGCGCTGTCCACGCTCGCCAACTGCGGCACGTGCCCGGAGTGCGACCGGGGGCGGCCGACGATGTGCCGGCAGGCCATCGGGCGGCCGCAGAAGCCGTTCACCCGCGGCACGGCGGGGCTGGTGCACCAGTTCGCCTCCAACTCGGCGTTCGCCGAGCGCACGATCGTCAAGGCCGTACAGGCGGTACCGATCCCGAAGGACGTCCCCCTGGAGTCCGCCGCGTTGATCGGGTGCGGGGTGCTCACGGGCGTGGGCGCGGTGCTGAACCGGGCCCGGGTGGACCGCGGGGACAGCGTCGTCGTCATCGGGACCGGAGGCATCGGACTGAACGTGCTGCAGGGCGCCCGGCTCGCTGGCGCGCTCAGGATCGTCGCCGTGGACGCCAATCCGGCCAAGGAGGAGGCGGCCCGGCAGTTCGGCGCCACCGACTTCCTGACCTCGACGGAGGGGGTGCGGGACATCCTGCCCACGGGCGCCGACCACGCTTTCGAGTGCGTCGGCCGGGTGGAGCTGATCCGGCAGGCCATCGACCTCCTCGACCGGCACGGCCAGGCGATCCTGCTCGGTGTCCCGCCGGCCACGGCGGAGGCGTCCTTCCTGGTCTCCTCCCTCTACCTGGACAAGTCGATCCTCGGCTGCCGCTACGGCTCCTCACGCCCCCAGCGGGACATCGCCCTGTACGCCGGGCTGTACCGCCAAGGGCGCCTGTTGCTGGACGAGTTGGTGACGGCCGTCTACCCGGTGGAGGACTTCGCCAAGGCCCGCGCGGACGCGGAGGCGGGGCGGGTGGCGCGGGCCGTGCTCACGTTCTGACGCCGGTCCGGAAAGTCCTGCGATAGGCGGTCGGCGTCACGCCCAGCGCCTGTTGCAGATGCTGGCGCATCGACTGGGCCGTGCCGAAGCCCGCCTCGCGGGCCACCTGGTCGATGGACAGGTCCGTGGTCTCCAGCAGATGGCGGGCGCGTTCGACGCGCTGCTGGGTGAGCCACTGGCCGGGACTGACCCCGGCCTCCTCGCGGAAGCGGCGGGTGAAGGTCCGTACCGACATGGCCTCCTGTTCGGCCATGTCCCGCAGCTGGATCGGCTCGTGCAGCCGGCCCAGCGCCCAGGCGCGGGCCGCGGTCGTCGTGGCCAGCTGCGGGTCCGGGACCGGGCGGTGGATGTACTGGGCCTGGCCGCCGTCGCGGTGCGGGGGTACGACCGTACGCCGGGCGACGTCGTTGGCGACCGCCGTACCGAAGTCGCGGCGCACCATGTGCAGGCACAGATCGATCCCGGCGGCCACACCGGCCGAGGTCAGCACATCGCCGTCGTCGATGAACAGCACGTCCGCGTCGACCTTGATCTTCGGGAACAGCCGCTGGAAGCGCTCGGCGTCGGCCCAGTGCGTGGTCGCCGGGCGGCCGTCGAGATATCCGGCGGCGGCGAGGACGTAGCCACCGGTGCAGATGGAGGCGAGCCGGGTGCCGGGGCGGATACGGGCGAGGGCGGCGGCGAGTTCGCCGGTGAGCCGGCCCTCCTCGAAGACCGGGCCCAGCTCGTACGACGCCGGGACGATCACCGTGTCGGCCTCGGCCAGCGCCTCCGGGCCGTGCGGGACGTGCACGGCGAAGTCGGCGTCGGTCTCGACCGGACCGGGCGGCCGTACCGAGCAGGTCACGACCTCGTACAGCAGCCGCCCCCGCTCGTCCTTCGGCCGGCCGAAGATACGGTGCGGGATGCCCAGTTCGAAGGGGAGAAGGCCGTCGAGGGCGAGGACGACGATCCGGTGCGGCCGGAAACCCTCGGATTCTTCAGCGACAACAGCCATGGCCCGATCCTAGCGAATGATGACCTTCGGGCCACTCGATGCGCGGACCCGGAAAATGGACGCTCTATGACGTGACTCAGACAAGCCCAGCCGCAGCCTCGTCCGCAGCCCCCGTCCAGGCCGCCCCGCCCGCCCGGCGCCGCCGCGTGCACCGCGCCTGGTTCGTCGCCGCCGTCACCTTCGTCACGATCATCGGCGCGGCCGCCTTCCGCTCCCTGCCCGGCCTGCTCATCGACCCCCTGCACCAGGAGTTCGGCTGGTCGCGCGGCACGATCGGTGCGGCCGTCTCCATCAACCTCGCGCTCTACGGCCTGACCGCGCCCTTCGCCGCCGCGCTGATGGACCGGTTCGGCATCCGCCGGGTGGTCGCGGTCGCGCTGGTCGTGATCGCGGCCGGTTCGGGCCTGACCGTGTGGATGACGGCGGCCTGGCAGCTGTGGCTGTGCTGGGGCCTGCTGGTCGGTCTCGGCTCCGGCTCGATGGCGTTGGCCTTCGCGGCGACGGTCACCAACCGCTGGTTCACCGAGCGGCGCGGACTGGTCAGCGGCATCCTCACCGCCGCGTCCGCCTCCGGCCAGCTGATCTTCCTGCCGCTGCTGTCCTGGGTGGTCGAGCACCACGGCTGGCGCCCGGCGGCTGTGACCGTGTCCCTGGCGGCCCTCGCCGTTGCCCCCTTCGTGTGGATCCTCCTCCGGGACCACCCGGCGGACATAGGCGCGGCGCCGTACGGAGCACGGGAGTTCATCCCCAAGCCCCCGCCGGTGTCGGGCGCGGCCCGCCGCACGCTGACGGTTCTGTCCGCCTCGGTCCGCACGGGCACCTTCTGGCTGCTCGCCGGCACCTTCGCGATCTGCGGCGCCTCCACCAACGGGCTGATCCAGACCCACTTCGTGCCCGCCGAGCACGACCACGGCATGCCCGTCACCACGGCGGCCTCGCTGCTCGCGGTCATCGGCGTGTTCGACGTCGTCGGCACGATCGCCTCCGGCTGGTTCACCGACCGCTTCGAACCCCGCCGCCTGCTGGCGGTGTACTACGCCCTGCGAGGCCTCTCCCTCCTCTTCCTCCCGATGCTGCTGGGCCCAGCCGTCCACCCCCCGATGCTGTTCTTCATCGTCTTCTACGGCCTCGACTGGGTCGCCACGGTGCCGCCCACCCTGGCCCTGTGCCGGGAGCAGTTCGGCGAGGACAGTGCCATCGTCTTCGGCTGGGTACTCGCCTCCCACCAGATCGGCGCGGCCCTCGTCGCCTACCTCGGCGGCCTCGCCCGCGACGTCTTCGGCTCCTACGACCTCGTCTGGTACGCCTCCGGCACGCTGTGCGCGGCGGCGGCGCTGATGGCACTGGTGATCAGGCGACGGCCGGTGGTTCCTGTGCCTGCGGCGGCCTGAAAGGGGAGTGAAAGGGGGGTGTCGGCGGATCACCCCTGGGCCAGAGGGCACGGGAGTTCGCGGTTCTCGTGGTTCGGGGAGCAGGTCACCAGGGCCAGGGAGAGGTAGGAGGGGTGTTCGAGGTAGAAGCCGAGCGAGACGTCACCGCCTGATGCCAGCCGCTCGCGGGCGGAGGCGACGAGGGCGGTGAGGCGTCCGGCGTCCCGCTCGGCATCGGACGCGAACCGGGGTGCGTAATCGGTCAATCGGTCACTCAGCCATGCCGCCGCCGGTTTCGGTTCGAGCCATGTGCCGCGCACCAGCGAGGGTGGTTTGACGAGCCAGTACGCCGTTTCCAGTGGCGGCAGGTCCGACGTGGGAAACTCCGCGGCCACCTCGCGATAGCGCTGAATCAGTTCCGGTCTGCTTCCTGCCGGAGGCGGCTGGGGGTGGGGCGGGCGTCGCAGTGCTTCCTGGTCGAAGCGGGCCTTGGGGCCGGTCCACAGGTAGCCGTGGTGGTGCACGGGCCGTCCAGTTCGGGGCGTCGGTGTTCGTGAATCCGGCCGGTCCTGGCCGGGCGTGTGCCGTGCAAGGACCGGCCGGGAGTGCGGGGGGTGTTGCCTAGGCGGGCAGGCCGAACCGTGCCGGGTCGATCCCGGCCACGGTCAGTTCCTCCGTGGTGAACCTCAGCGGCTGCGCCTCCGGCCGCTTGCTGTCACCGAGTGCCCAGGCGTCGTCTCCGATCCGGGCCAGGGTCACGCACGACTCGCCGTCCGGGTGGGTGTTGCCGCCGCAAGCCTTCACGAACGAGGCACCGCTGAGGTCGAGCGCGTACAGATCGATTCCGTTCAGCATCACTTGCACCTTCCTGCTCGCTGTCGCGGCCATCACTGACCGCCGCCGCCCATGACGGGCGGGAGTCCAAGAGATGAGAGTTGGGCGCGGGTGCCCGGTCTACGGCTTTCCGTGGACGCCTGATGTGTGGTCCCGGATCTCGGTGGCGTGGCGCGCGGCCTGTGTGACGTCACCGGACTGCTTGCAGGCGGCCAGCTGCCGCCAGTTGGCGGCACACACGTCACAGCCGGTGGCCGGTACGCAGTCCAACAGCCAGGTGTTGTAGGCGCTGGGTAACTGCGCCGAACGCTTGCGTTGGTCGGGTTCTTCGCTGCCTGGTGGCTGGGCTGTACTTTGCCTCACGCGGCGCTCCTCAGCAGCGTCGGCCATGCCTCGGGAGGCTCCGCTGCCTCGCCGGGGTTCTGTCTTGCCACCCCACGCTAGGAGTGAGCTGCGCTGCGCATCCAGTGATGTGCATCAATGTGCGTGCATTCCTCTGACTGGCTATGTGGCTGCTTCATGGTCTTGACGGCGGCCGGATCAGCAACGAAATTTATGCACATCGGTGCACGACAGAGAGGGAGGTCGTTATGCGCTTACAGTTCATCGGGATCGACCCGGAGACGGGAAGGGACGGGTCACCGACCGCGTGGGTCGATGTGGACAACGCGGACATCGTGCTCCAGAGCTACACAGCCGACGAGGAGACGCGAGCGGAATGCGTGAAGAACACCGCGCCCGGGCACGCGGAAGGCATTCCTGGCCATGAGACCGTGATCCGCATTCCCGCCCGCCCGCCTGGTGCCGATGCTGAGGGAGGCCTGTGATGCCGCAGAACGTGCCCGACTTTGACGAACTCATGGGGGCCGCGCAGCGCTCCGCCGTGCACCTCGAAATGCGCGATCAGTACGCCGTCGGCGACGAGGCGGACGACTTCAACACGTGGCTGGCCACGGGCCGGAGGGACACC from Streptomyces roseochromogenus subsp. oscitans DS 12.976 encodes the following:
- a CDS encoding Zn-dependent alcohol dehydrogenase, yielding MRGVVFDGKRVQVVEDLAVREPGPGEVLVAIAGAGLCHSDLSVVDGTIPFPVPVVLGHEGAGVVEAVGAGVTHVAPGDHVALSTLANCGTCPECDRGRPTMCRQAIGRPQKPFTRGTAGLVHQFASNSAFAERTIVKAVQAVPIPKDVPLESAALIGCGVLTGVGAVLNRARVDRGDSVVVIGTGGIGLNVLQGARLAGALRIVAVDANPAKEEAARQFGATDFLTSTEGVRDILPTGADHAFECVGRVELIRQAIDLLDRHGQAILLGVPPATAEASFLVSSLYLDKSILGCRYGSSRPQRDIALYAGLYRQGRLLLDELVTAVYPVEDFAKARADAEAGRVARAVLTF
- a CDS encoding GlxA family transcriptional regulator, giving the protein MAVVAEESEGFRPHRIVVLALDGLLPFELGIPHRIFGRPKDERGRLLYEVVTCSVRPPGPVETDADFAVHVPHGPEALAEADTVIVPASYELGPVFEEGRLTGELAAALARIRPGTRLASICTGGYVLAAAGYLDGRPATTHWADAERFQRLFPKIKVDADVLFIDDGDVLTSAGVAAGIDLCLHMVRRDFGTAVANDVARRTVVPPHRDGGQAQYIHRPVPDPQLATTTAARAWALGRLHEPIQLRDMAEQEAMSVRTFTRRFREEAGVSPGQWLTQQRVERARHLLETTDLSIDQVAREAGFGTAQSMRQHLQQALGVTPTAYRRTFRTGVRT
- a CDS encoding MFS transporter, whose product is MTQTSPAAASSAAPVQAAPPARRRRVHRAWFVAAVTFVTIIGAAAFRSLPGLLIDPLHQEFGWSRGTIGAAVSINLALYGLTAPFAAALMDRFGIRRVVAVALVVIAAGSGLTVWMTAAWQLWLCWGLLVGLGSGSMALAFAATVTNRWFTERRGLVSGILTAASASGQLIFLPLLSWVVEHHGWRPAAVTVSLAALAVAPFVWILLRDHPADIGAAPYGAREFIPKPPPVSGAARRTLTVLSASVRTGTFWLLAGTFAICGASTNGLIQTHFVPAEHDHGMPVTTAASLLAVIGVFDVVGTIASGWFTDRFEPRRLLAVYYALRGLSLLFLPMLLGPAVHPPMLFFIVFYGLDWVATVPPTLALCREQFGEDSAIVFGWVLASHQIGAALVAYLGGLARDVFGSYDLVWYASGTLCAAAALMALVIRRRPVVPVPAAA
- a CDS encoding DUF397 domain-containing protein → MLNGIDLYALDLSGASFVKACGGNTHPDGESCVTLARIGDDAWALGDSKRPEAQPLRFTTEELTVAGIDPARFGLPA